A stretch of the Erpetoichthys calabaricus chromosome 3, fErpCal1.3, whole genome shotgun sequence genome encodes the following:
- the prelp gene encoding prolargin — protein sequence MRTCVRYFLLLSLAIAVVQCQRRRPTKPTPPQRKPHIQKPEPKEPTDFPPVIFGPPSIFPDCPKECFCPPDFPTAIHCENRNLRKIPVIPARTQHLYLQNNFIDEVTEDSFKNASELRWLNLDNNRIKKVERSVLEKLSSLLFLYLGKNNLQEVPGFLPPNLEQLRLCKNQISKIPSGVFNKLEHLSMLDLNHNKLTDGDVGKNIFKGLKNLVQLNLAHNSLKKMPTNVPLNINQLFLDRNNIEDIPSDYFKSLSKLAFLRLNNNLLTDKGVPKNIFNISSLLDLHLAHNKLHNVPIFSHKLEHLYINHNSIAKINGTEICPFPVMAIDWEKEDEQPHLRFLRMDGNAISPPIPLDLIMCFRNLKSIVI from the exons ATGAGGACCTGTGTTAGATATTTTCTTCTTCTAAGTCTTGCCATTGCTGTGGTGCAGTGTCAGAGGAGAAGACCTACTAAACCTACCCCACCACAGAGAAAGCCACATATCCAAAAGCCAGAGCCTAAAGAGCCAACCGACTTTCCACCAGTGATTTTTGGGCCTCCTTCCATCTTCCCAGACTGTCCAAAAGAGTGCTTCTGTCCTCCAGATTTTCCTACTGCCATTCACTGTGAAAATCGCAACTTAAGAAAGATCCCTGTAATCCCAGCCAGGACACAACATCTTTACCTTCAGAACAACTTCATAGATGAGGTCACCGAAGACTCCTTTAAGAATGCCTCGGAGCTCCGATGGCTCAATCTGGACAACAATCGGATCAAAAAAGTGGAACGGTCAGTCCTAGAGAAGTTGAGCAGTCTGCTTTTCTTGTACTTGGGGAAGAACAACCTCCAGGAAGTGCCTGGCTTCTTGCCTCCCAACCTGGAGCAGTTGCGTTTATGTAAGAACCAAATCTCTAAAATTCCTTCTGGGGTTTTCAACAAGTTGGAACACCTGTCCATGCTAGATCTCAACCATAATAAGCTGACTGATGGAGATGTAGGAAAGAACATCTTTAAAGGTCTCAAGAACTTGGTTCAGTTAAATTTGGCACACAATAGTCTGAAGAAGATGCCCACCAACGTTCCACTGAATATCAATCAGCTCTTCTTGGACCGCAACAACATTGAGGACATTCCCAGTGATTACTTCAAGAGCTTATCCAAATTGGCCTTCCTTAGACTAAATAACAATCTACTGACAGACAAGGGTGTTCCCaaaaacattttcaacatttccaGTCTTCTGGATCTTCATTTGGCCCATAACAAACTGCACAACGTCCCCATTTTCAGTCACAAGCTGGAGCACTTGTACATCAACCACAACAGCATTGCAA AGATCAATGGCACAGAAATCTGCCCATTCCCTGTAATGGCCATCGACTGGGAAAAGGAGGACGAACAGCCCCACCTGAGATTCCTGAGAATGGATGGAAACGCAATTTCACCCCCAATTCCTTTGGACCTTATCATGTGCTTTCGAAACCTCAAATCAATTGTTATCTAA